From the genome of Leptodactylus fuscus isolate aLepFus1 chromosome 1, aLepFus1.hap2, whole genome shotgun sequence, one region includes:
- the RAD1 gene encoding cell cycle checkpoint protein RAD1, with protein MSALSQSEVDEDQYVFTCSLDNVRNLSNILKAIHFKDHASCFATSNGLKVTVENAKCLQANAFIQAGIFQEFNVREDSVVFRINLTVLLDCLTIFGASAVPATSTALKMCYQGYGHPLTLFLEEGGVVTVCKIHTQEPEETLDFDFCSTNVLNKIILQSEGLREAFSELDMSSDYLQIIMSPDKPFLRLSTFGNAGSAHLDYPKDSDLIEAFHCTQTQTNRYKMSLLKPSTKALALSCKVSIRSDNRGFLSLQYMVRNEDGQICFVEYYCCPDEEIPDGDS; from the exons ATGTCGGCCTTGTCGCAGTCGGAGGTGGATGAGGACCAGTACGTATTCACCTGCAGCCTGGACAACGTCCGCAACCTCTCCAACATCCTGAAGGCCATTCACTTCAAAGATCACGCGTCCTGCTTCGCCACCAGCAATGGACTCAAAGTCACGGTCGAAAATGCTAAATGCCTGCAGGCCAACGCCTTTATACAG GCAGGGATATTTCAGGAATTCAATGTTCGGGAGGATTCTGTCGTGTTTCGTATAAATCTCACCGTCCTCCTTGACTGTTTGACTATTTTTGGGGCAAGCGCTGTACCAG CCACTTCCACCGCCTTGAAGATGTGCTACCAGGGCTACGGCCACCCCCTCACCTTATTCCTAGAGGAAGGAGGGGTGGTGACCGTCTGTAAAATTCACACCCAGGAACCCGAGGAGACGCTGGACTTTGATTTCTGCAGCACCAACGTCCTGAATAAAATCATCCTGCAGTCAGAGGGTCTCCGCGAGGCCTTCTCCGAGCTGGACATGAGCAGCGACTACCTGCAGATCATCATGTCTCCCGACAAGCCCTTCTTAAG ATTGTCCACATTCGGGAACGCAGGAAGCGCCCACCTGGACTATCCCAAAGACTCCGACCTCATCGAAGCGTTTCACTGCACCCAGACCCAGACCAACAG GTATAAGATGTCGCTGCTGAAGCCGTCCACCAAGGCCCTGGCCCTGTCCTGTAAGGTGTCCATACGCAGCGACAACCGAGGCTTCCTCTCGCTGCAGTACATGGTCAGGAATGAGGACGGTCAGATCTGCTTTGTGGAGTATTACTGCTGCCCAGACGAGGAGATCCCGGACGGAGACTCCTAG
- the BRIX1 gene encoding ribosome biogenesis protein BRX1 homolog → MAAYRRKRGSNAELSGPNKKAKLQKKETEKDGAAGDEFTIPPPVSEGKWLNKERVLIFSSRGINFRTRHLMQDLRTLMPHAKADTKMDRKDKLFVINEVCEMKNCNKCIYFEAKKKQDLYMWISNSPEGPSAKFLVQNIHTLAELKMTGNCLKGSRPLLSFDPAFDRDPYLSVLKELFIQIFGTPRYHPKSQPFVDHVFTFSFTDNRIWFRNYQIIEEDASLVEIGPRFVLNLIKIFKGSFGGPTLYENPHYQSPNMHRRLIRLATAAKVREKQQVKELQKVKKTEGALVVPHDPTADVFATPAEEKPQVVETQAPVQKPSVKRKDKKFKRQRLGKKRV, encoded by the exons ATGGCCGCGTACCGGAGAAAACGTGGCTCCAACGCCGAGCTCTCTGGGCCGAACAAAAAGGCGAAATTGCAGAAGAAGGAAACGGAGAAAGATGGCGCCGCCGGGGACGAGTTCACCATCCCTCCGCCCGTATCAGAG GGTAAGTGGCTGAACAAGGAGCGGGTGCTCATCTTCTCATCTCGGGGGATTAACTTCCGCACCAGACACCTGATGCAGGACCTGAGGACGTTAATGCCCCACGCCAAAGCCG ATACAAAGATGGACCGGAAGGATAAACTGTTTGTCATCAATGAG GTCTGTGAAATGAAAAACTGCAACAAGTGTATTTATTTTGAAGCAAAGAAGAAGCAGGACCTGTATATGTG GATATCAAACTCCCCCGAGGGACCGTCTGCAAAATTCTTGGTGCAAAACA TTCACACCCTGGCAGAGCTGAAGATGACCGGAAACTGCCTGAAGGGCTCCCGTCCGCTGCTCTCCTTCGATCCG GCATTTGATCGGGATCCATATCTCTCTGTGTTAAAGGAGCTCTTCATACAG ATTTTTGGAACCCCGAGATACCACCCAAAGAGTCAGCCCTTCGTGGACCACGTCTTCACCTTCTCCTTCACAGACAACAGGATCTGGTTTAGGAATTATCAG ATTATAGAGGAGGACGCGTCCCTGGTGGAGATTGGACCTCGCTTCGTCCTGAATCTCATAAAGATCTTCAAAGGCAGCTTCGGAGGACCGACCCTGTACGAGAACCCGCACTACCAGTCTCCTAATATG CACCGGCGCCTGATCCGATTGGCCACGGCCGCCAAGGTTCGGGAGAAGCAGCAAGTGAAGGAACTTCAGAAAGTGAAGAAGACGGAGGGGGCGCTGGTTGTTCCTCATGACCCCACGGCGGACGTGTTCGCCACCCCGGCTGAAGAGAAGCCTCAAGTGGTGGAGACGCAAGCGCCGGTACAGAAACCCAGCGTGAAACGGAAAGACAAAAAGTTCAAACGCCAGAGACTGGGCAAAAAACGCGTATGA
- the TTC23L gene encoding tetratricopeptide repeat protein 23-like, translated as MSSVPIRIPTDSTYDEPGSLCTTLKTEPAIHEEDSSLLDYTKRSCDGSEAPPHGLKNRKLPVDKLFRAQQMAEQYTKDNALLKAHKELIRCVALSRIIHGDGHWRLAKAFAELAYSFLTVRGLPVQARQHAESAKTILLRGVDMSKSVEEKREVLGTLVTIYYTLGVSHLLQNNGRESYLSLQKVEKIVEELEELQEKTSVLGKISDKDIALAQGRACVLQEKLSLALNFFEQAVQIVVSSEGDSSGELIAIYRDMARTEQMKRRHDQAIHYLLQAHSICQAVYKNLSVEAAQTGLLLAKAYAAAAGRPEYNDSAAKYFTESLSVYRVVLGPDDPQTLNTCVEYSKWLIQIGKTQEAYKMLQEALGSETEYSETMADMLSIMGSIHLAEGRIQKGYRLLKKCLEIQMAVYGSQHNKSRETQNLLTTLQRYGLERAESKRDPAEVHVRQDHEEPPVSPGPANEISRGRHHRIPFILQDYLY; from the exons ATGTCGTCCGTCCCCATACGTATCCCCACTGACTCCACATATGACGAGCCGGGATCGCTGTGCAC GACCCTCAAGACTGAGCCCGCCATACACGAAGAAGATAGCAGCCTATTAGACTATACTaagaggtcatgtgatggatcgGAAGCCCCGCCCCATGGCCTGAAGAATCGGAAACTTCCTGTGGATAAATTATTCAGGGCGCAGCAGATGGCGGAGCAGTACACCAAAGACAATGCG ctgctCAAGGCACACAAGGAGTTAATCCGCTGTGTGGCCCTAAGTAGGATAATCCATGGAGATGGTCACTGGAGACTGGCGAAGGCGTTTGCCGAGCTGGCGTACAGTTTCCTGACTGTTAGAG GGTTACCGGTCCAAGCCAGACAACATGCCGAATCTGCCAAAACCATTCTGCTGCGGGGAGTGGACATGTCTAAATCTGTAGAAGAGAAGAGGGAAGTCCTGGGGACCCTGGTGACCATTTACTACACTCTGGGGGTGTCTCACCTGCTGCAAAATAA TGGAAGAGAATCCTATCTCAGCTTACAGAAAGTGGAGAAAATCGTGGAAGAACTGGAAGAACTGCAGGAGAAGACGTCTGTACTCGGCAAAATATCTGACAAGGATATAGCCCTGGCACAGGGGAG GGCTTGTGTTTTGCAGGAGAAGCTCAGCTTAGCTCTGAATTTCTTCGAACAAGCCGTGCAGATCGTCGTGTCCTCGGAGGGCGACAGCTCTGGCGAACTGATCGCTATTTACCGCGACATGGCCCGGACCGAGCAGATGAAGAGGAGGCACGATCAGGCCATCCATTACCTACTGCAG GCCCATTCTATATGTCAGGCAGTCTATAAGAACCTGAGTGTGGAGGCCGCACAGACAGGGCTGCTGTTAGCCAAGGCGTACGCCGCCGCCGCCGGCCGTCCTGAATACAATG ATAGCGCTGCCAAGTATTTTACGGAGAGTCTCAGCGTGTATCGGGTGGTTCTCGGACCCGACGACCCGCAGACATTGAACACGTGCGTGGAATATAGCAAATGGCTGATACAGATCGGAAAAACTCAG GAGGCGTACAAGATGCTACAGGAAGCTTTGGGCTCTGAGACCGAGTACAGCGAGACCATGGCTGACATGCTCAGTATCATGGGCAGTATCCATCTGGcagaggggaggatacagaagggGTACCGCCTGCTCAAAAAG TGTCTGGAGATCCAGATGGCGGTATACGGCTCCCAGCACAACAAGAGCAGAGAAACCCAGAATCTCCTGACCACACTACAGAGGTACG GTCTGGAGCGAGCGGAGAGTAAACGGGATCCGGCTGAAGTTCACGTCCGCCAGGATCATGAAGAACCTCCTGTGTCTCCAGGACCTGCAAATGAGATCTCCCGGGGTCGGCACCATCGTATCCCCTTCATACTGCAGGACT ATCTCTATTAA